CTGGGCCCGATCGCCAAGCCCAAGCAGATCCACCCGGTCACTGAGCTCCCCAAGACCCGCTCGGGCAAGATCATGCGCCGCCTGCTGCGGGACATCGCCGAGAAGCGCGAACTCGGGGACGTCACCACGCTGACCGACTCCACGGTCATGGACCTCATCCAGGCCAAGCTCCCGGCCGCGCCCAGCGAGGACTAGAAGGACGACGACGAGGGCACCGGGCGACGAGCGCGCCGGGTGCCCTCGTCGCATCTATCGTGGGTTCTGAGTGGCATCAGCGGGTTTCCGTCACCGCCGCGCCCCTCACCGTCGCACCTTAGGTAAACTAAACAAAAGACACGCAACTCAGGTGCGCCGGGAAGTCTGGTCGGCAAGTGCTCCGTCCTGCCCACCGACCGGAGGTCTCCCCCGTGACCGCGCCCCGCGATACCACCCCCCGCAAGGCCTTCGGCCGGCTGTCGCTCCCCGAGCGGAACTTCGTCACGGAGTCCCTGCGCACGGAGACCGTCGGCGGTGTGCTGCTGCTGGTCGCCGCCGTCGCCGCGCTGGTCTGGGCGAACGCGCCCCTCCTTCACGACAGCTATGAGAGCGTCAGCGACTTCCACTTCGGCCCCGAGGCGCTCGGACTGCACCTCTCCGTCGCCCACTGGGCGGCCGACGGCCTGCTCGCGATCTTCTTCTTCGTCGCCGGGATCGAACTCAAGCGAGAACTCGTCGCCGGTGATCTCAAGGACCCCAGGGCCGCCGCGCTCCCCGTCGCGGCAGCGCTGTGCGGGATGGCCGTACCGGCGCTCGTCTACACGCTCACCAACCTCGCCGGCGGCGGCTCTCTCGGCGGCTGGGCGGTGCCCACGGCCACCGACATCGCCTTCGCGCTCGCCGTGCTCGCCGTCATCGGCACCTCTCTGCCCAGCTCGCTGCGCGCCTTCCTGCTCACCCTCGCCGTCGTCGACGACCTGTTCGCGATTCTGATCATCGCGGTCTTCTTCACGAGCACCATCGACTTCGTGGCGCTGGGCGGCGCGGCGGTCGGCCTCCTCGCGTTCTGGCTGCTCCTGCGCCGGGGCGTGCACGGCTGGTACGTCTACGTCCCCCTCGCGCTCGTCGTCTGGGCGCTGATGTACAACAGCGGCGTGCACGCCACCATCGCCGGAGTCGCGATGGGCCTGATGCTGCGCTGCACCACGCGCGAGGGCGAGAAGCAGTCTCCCGGCGAGCGGGTCGAGCACCTTGTCCGGCCCCTCTCCGCCGGGCTCGCGGTCCCGCTGTTCGCCCTGTTCAGCGCCGGTGTGGCGATCTCGGGCGACGCGCTCGCAGACGTGTTCGGCAAGCCGGAGACCCTGGGCGTCCTCCTCGGTCTGATCGTCGGCAAGACCATCGGCATCTTCGGCGGAACCTGGCTGACCGCCCGCTTCACCCGCGCTTCGCTGAGCGAGGACCTCGCCTGGGCGGACGTGTTCGCGGTCGCGTCCCTGGCCGGCATCGGATTCACCGTCTCGCTGCTGATCGGGGAGCTCGCCTTCGAGGGCGACGCGATCCTGACCGACGAGGTCAAGGCATCCGTCCTGGTGGGCTCGCTGATCGCGGCGACCTTCGCGACGGTCCTGCTGAAGCTTCGCAACGCGCGGTACCGCCGGATGTGGGAGGCCGAGGAGCGCGACGACGACCTCGACGGCGTCCCGGACGTCTACGAGGAGGACGACCCGGCGTATCACCTGCGCATGGCGGAGATCCACGACCGCAAGGCCGCGGAACACCGCCGGACGGCCGATGAGATCACCCGGCGGATCGCCCGGGAGGACACCGCGGCACGCCACGGGCTTGCCGAAGTGCCGGGCGGGGCAGGCGAGGACGACGACCGTCCGGCATGATCTGACGGGACGGTACAAAAGAAGTCGGAAACACAGAGCAGCGGAAGAGGGAGAACGCGATGAGCGCACCCGACGGCAGCCCGGTCGGCGCCGAACGCAGCATCGGCCAGCTGTTCGCCTCGGCGACGACCGAATTGTCGGCGCTGGTGCACGACGAGATCGCGCTGGCGAAGGCACAGCTGAAACAGGACGTCAAGCGCGGGGCGGTGAGCGGCGGGGCGTTCTCGGTGGCGGGTGCCGTCCTGGTCTTCTCCCTTCCGATGCTGAACTTCGCGCTGGCGTACGGCATCCGGACCTGGAGCGACTGGAACCTGGCGGTCTGCTTCCTGCTGTCCTTCGCGGCGAACGTGCTCGTCGCGCTCGTCCTCGCGCTGATCGGCGTGGTCTTCGCGAAGAAGGCGCAGAAGAGCAAGGGCCCGCAGAAGGTCGCCGCCTCCGTGAAGGAGTCGGCGGGCGTCCTGCAGAACGCCAAGCCGCATCCGCGGCCCGAGCTCCCGCAGGACCGGGTCCCGGAGGCCATCGAGGCTGTGACACGCTCGTCGTCATGACGGACCCCGCCATCCCACCGGCCCACCCCGCATCGGTCGTACGCCCGGACGCCGTCTGCGGTGTACGGGTCACCCATCGCGAGGTCGCCGCGAACGGCGCGCGCTTCCACATCGCCGAGCTGGGTGACGGCCCGCTGGTCATGCTCGTCCACGGCTTCCCGCAGTTCTGGTGGACGTGGCGGCACCAGCTGGTCGCCCTGGCCGACGCGGGCTTCCGGGCCGTCGCGATGGACCTGCGGGGCGTGGGCGGCAGCGACCGCACCCCGCGCGGCTACGACCCGGCCAACCTCGCCCTCGACATCACCGGCGTGATCCGCTCCCTGGGCGAGCCGGATGCCGCGCTGGTCGGCCACGACCTGGGCGGCTATCTGGCGTGGACGGCGGCCGTGATGCGGCCCAAGCTCGTCCGCAGGCTGGCCGTCGCGTCGATGCCGCACCCCCGGCGCTGGCGCTCGGCGATGCTCGCCGACGTCCGCCAGACGACCGCGAGTTCCCACATCTGGGGGTTCCAGCGGCCGTGGATCCCCGAGCGGCAGCTCACCGCCGACGACGGTGAACTGGTGGGCCGGCTGATGCGGGAGTGG
This Streptomyces sp. NBC_00377 DNA region includes the following protein-coding sequences:
- the nhaA gene encoding Na+/H+ antiporter NhaA, whose translation is MTAPRDTTPRKAFGRLSLPERNFVTESLRTETVGGVLLLVAAVAALVWANAPLLHDSYESVSDFHFGPEALGLHLSVAHWAADGLLAIFFFVAGIELKRELVAGDLKDPRAAALPVAAALCGMAVPALVYTLTNLAGGGSLGGWAVPTATDIAFALAVLAVIGTSLPSSLRAFLLTLAVVDDLFAILIIAVFFTSTIDFVALGGAAVGLLAFWLLLRRGVHGWYVYVPLALVVWALMYNSGVHATIAGVAMGLMLRCTTREGEKQSPGERVEHLVRPLSAGLAVPLFALFSAGVAISGDALADVFGKPETLGVLLGLIVGKTIGIFGGTWLTARFTRASLSEDLAWADVFAVASLAGIGFTVSLLIGELAFEGDAILTDEVKASVLVGSLIAATFATVLLKLRNARYRRMWEAEERDDDLDGVPDVYEEDDPAYHLRMAEIHDRKAAEHRRTADEITRRIAREDTAARHGLAEVPGGAGEDDDRPA
- a CDS encoding phage holin family protein, giving the protein MSAPDGSPVGAERSIGQLFASATTELSALVHDEIALAKAQLKQDVKRGAVSGGAFSVAGAVLVFSLPMLNFALAYGIRTWSDWNLAVCFLLSFAANVLVALVLALIGVVFAKKAQKSKGPQKVAASVKESAGVLQNAKPHPRPELPQDRVPEAIEAVTRSSS
- a CDS encoding alpha/beta fold hydrolase, with amino-acid sequence MTDPAIPPAHPASVVRPDAVCGVRVTHREVAANGARFHIAELGDGPLVMLVHGFPQFWWTWRHQLVALADAGFRAVAMDLRGVGGSDRTPRGYDPANLALDITGVIRSLGEPDAALVGHDLGGYLAWTAAVMRPKLVRRLAVASMPHPRRWRSAMLADVRQTTASSHIWGFQRPWIPERQLTADDGELVGRLMREWSGPRPPEDEAVETYRRAMCIPSTAHCAVEPYRWLVRSLGRPDGIQFYRRMKRPVRVPTLHLHGSLDPVMRTRSAAGSGEYVEAPYRWRLFDGLGHFPHEEDPVAFSTELVNWLKDPEPDR